One Paraburkholderia dioscoreae DNA segment encodes these proteins:
- a CDS encoding heparin lyase I family protein, with product MDEIRLVDFPPAGPVKGTDLLYGDQGSGEVGLTVAEVAGYAGELYAGVSSDDANVLRVGADEKPLLSNSTVRAALTGATYVERDLNGNLSVTDDLVARIVSLEAGAASYRCDFMNGFYSIWGAMCSLQQAVSQGGDQRDSSGRLLVQRATTNLLPNPTFAGGVVGPYNAGGILPSGVQISDPGLPWEVVSVSRGKLRIRVYRAAGTPAGTSFGIRMPLTLGVAPSRGGVVGSAAMGIVAATPNISSVTMQVNNNSTGITGFSSPMSSAGGLVNVSAFVVASMGASMYQRLQFNVVGAASDPFDATFDIQFPQLEDGASAHDCTTYVAGSRAAYATTLAVPKGSYSVNLQSRGGGVWQQVTVPDGSGWTIPVPAVGMLAIENAIVLAPQIGVPRETEFSAVMYPTKWGVTFPVGSTFSANGLSWGVQGNAAAPYAYQNATNKASLQRFEVHQGDQAPFDSGHPVDRCEASAATSFAYGVDVWISCAIFVERGTPVYDAGSQYVWCSLIQMHGNPQPGDANYARKLAWSPCFTLDIAGDVLNIQTRSETDVYPSGNPLTMTRYVDESFQRGVYNYYVFRMVFARTGNGLLQVWRNGASIFDQAIPLGYNDALGPYMKFGIYRGTDPAVTAVQFANLEISNASLAQRVASPLPIC from the coding sequence ATGGACGAGATCCGTCTTGTTGATTTTCCGCCTGCCGGTCCCGTTAAAGGGACCGATTTGCTCTACGGAGACCAAGGTTCGGGTGAGGTCGGCCTTACCGTGGCAGAGGTGGCTGGCTATGCCGGAGAGCTTTATGCTGGCGTTTCATCTGACGATGCAAACGTGTTGAGAGTCGGCGCCGATGAAAAACCTCTGCTCAGCAACAGCACGGTAAGGGCAGCCCTCACGGGGGCCACATATGTCGAAAGAGACCTGAACGGCAACCTGAGTGTGACCGACGATCTGGTAGCAAGGATCGTGAGTCTCGAAGCGGGCGCCGCGAGCTACCGCTGTGACTTCATGAATGGCTTCTATTCCATCTGGGGGGCGATGTGTTCTCTGCAGCAAGCCGTGTCTCAGGGAGGCGATCAGAGAGATTCAAGCGGACGGCTGCTGGTGCAGCGTGCAACCACGAATCTGCTTCCGAATCCGACCTTCGCAGGCGGTGTGGTTGGTCCGTATAACGCTGGGGGGATTCTGCCGTCGGGTGTTCAGATTTCAGATCCGGGTTTGCCGTGGGAAGTGGTTTCGGTGTCACGCGGAAAGCTGCGGATTCGCGTCTACCGGGCGGCGGGCACACCCGCCGGAACGAGTTTCGGCATTCGCATGCCACTGACGCTCGGCGTTGCGCCTTCGCGCGGCGGGGTAGTGGGCAGCGCGGCAATGGGAATTGTCGCGGCCACCCCAAACATCTCCAGCGTAACGATGCAGGTGAATAACAACTCGACTGGCATCACAGGATTCAGCTCGCCGATGTCATCCGCTGGCGGTCTGGTGAATGTTTCCGCATTCGTCGTGGCGTCGATGGGCGCGAGCATGTATCAGCGACTGCAGTTCAACGTTGTTGGAGCGGCAAGCGACCCTTTCGACGCTACCTTTGATATCCAGTTTCCGCAGCTTGAGGATGGAGCATCGGCGCATGACTGTACGACTTATGTCGCAGGATCACGCGCGGCCTATGCGACGACGCTGGCAGTTCCGAAGGGCAGCTACAGCGTGAACCTTCAGTCGCGCGGAGGCGGAGTTTGGCAGCAGGTCACTGTTCCGGATGGCAGCGGGTGGACGATACCTGTTCCGGCTGTAGGCATGCTCGCTATCGAGAATGCAATTGTGCTTGCGCCACAGATTGGCGTTCCGCGCGAGACTGAATTCTCTGCTGTCATGTACCCGACCAAATGGGGCGTGACCTTTCCCGTCGGGTCAACCTTCAGTGCGAACGGATTGTCATGGGGCGTGCAGGGCAATGCAGCCGCTCCCTATGCGTATCAGAACGCGACCAATAAGGCGTCCCTTCAGCGTTTCGAAGTGCATCAGGGTGACCAGGCGCCGTTTGATAGTGGGCATCCGGTCGACCGATGCGAAGCGTCGGCTGCGACGTCGTTCGCCTACGGCGTGGACGTCTGGATTTCATGTGCGATTTTTGTGGAGCGCGGCACACCGGTCTACGACGCAGGTAGTCAGTATGTGTGGTGTTCGCTGATTCAGATGCACGGAAACCCACAGCCCGGCGACGCCAACTACGCGAGAAAGCTCGCGTGGTCGCCGTGTTTTACGCTCGATATTGCAGGAGATGTGCTGAACATTCAGACGCGCTCCGAGACCGATGTCTATCCGTCGGGGAACCCGCTCACCATGACGCGGTACGTGGACGAATCATTTCAGCGCGGCGTCTACAACTACTACGTGTTCCGCATGGTTTTCGCGCGCACCGGGAATGGTCTGCTGCAGGTTTGGCGCAATGGTGCCTCGATCTTTGATCAGGCTATCCCGCTTGGATACAACGACGCGCTCGGACCGTACATGAAATTTGGGATTTACCGAGGCACTGATCCGGCCGTGACGGCGGTGCAGTTTGCAAACCT
- a CDS encoding spike base protein, RCAP_Rcc01079 family, protein MNSPTLVPDAFLTYAPQLDSPAGAFYLVTPSNSDLLPSRPRALRVGIAGDVTLTGMDGVDVLFKNCYAGEILDVRPVQIKAAGTTAQNIVALL, encoded by the coding sequence GTGAACTCACCGACACTCGTTCCGGATGCTTTTCTAACCTACGCCCCACAACTAGACAGTCCGGCGGGGGCTTTCTACCTCGTCACGCCAAGCAACTCGGACCTGCTTCCAAGCCGACCGCGCGCGTTGCGCGTAGGCATCGCCGGTGACGTAACGCTGACGGGGATGGATGGCGTCGACGTGCTTTTCAAGAACTGCTATGCCGGCGAGATCCTCGACGTTCGTCCAGTCCAGATCAAGGCCGCCGGCACGACCGCGCAGAACATCGTGGCGCTCCTATGA
- a CDS encoding gp53-like domain-containing protein, with product MTIQNDFLAFATGGGANVLSQDDYAALSAVLTGYQSGVASSAALNKTWRQSSLMANVLAQLIVAKTGQPVIDDGTTATLLSNLASAMSVGSYAVDVGAVNAYAITLNPAPSEYLDGMVFGMRATHANSDASTINVNGLGPIGISGNTGALQGGEIVAQGNYLFRFNAVAGTAVIIGQGGGALQVSAAIKSQQAVQLGQFGASLSSIGYVKIPNPNGPPLIIEWFPISNVGSTTTTGTFPLAFPNNCFAALLTGLQGSGGAQAYAVLNSKTLSAYTWNGFTAPSGSAPYLAPGSGAVQGFGLAIGI from the coding sequence ATGACCATCCAGAATGATTTTCTAGCGTTCGCAACTGGCGGCGGTGCGAACGTCCTGTCGCAAGACGACTATGCCGCATTGTCGGCGGTTCTGACCGGCTACCAGTCGGGAGTTGCATCTTCCGCGGCGCTGAACAAGACCTGGCGCCAAAGCAGCCTCATGGCTAATGTGCTCGCGCAGTTAATCGTTGCGAAAACAGGGCAACCGGTAATCGATGACGGCACGACGGCGACGTTGCTGTCCAATCTGGCGTCGGCCATGTCCGTTGGGAGCTATGCCGTCGACGTCGGCGCGGTGAACGCTTATGCGATTACGCTGAATCCTGCGCCATCCGAGTATTTAGATGGGATGGTCTTTGGGATGCGGGCGACGCATGCGAACAGCGACGCCAGCACAATTAATGTAAATGGCCTCGGTCCGATAGGAATCTCCGGCAATACGGGCGCGCTCCAGGGTGGGGAAATCGTCGCACAAGGCAACTACCTCTTCCGCTTTAACGCGGTTGCGGGGACGGCCGTCATCATCGGGCAAGGCGGCGGTGCGTTGCAGGTTTCAGCCGCGATCAAGAGTCAGCAAGCGGTGCAACTGGGGCAGTTCGGCGCGTCGCTGTCATCCATAGGCTACGTGAAAATCCCCAATCCCAATGGGCCACCGCTGATCATCGAATGGTTCCCTATCAGCAACGTGGGGAGTACGACCACCACAGGAACATTTCCCTTGGCGTTTCCGAACAACTGCTTTGCCGCCCTGCTAACCGGACTTCAGGGATCAGGGGGCGCGCAAGCATATGCGGTCCTAAACAGCAAGACACTTTCTGCCTATACCTGGAACGGCTTCACTGCTCCGAGCGGTAGTGCGCCATATCTGGCACCGGGATCAGGTGCTGTCCAGGGATTCGGCCTCGCGATCGGTATTTAA
- a CDS encoding DUF2612 domain-containing protein: MAQISDYTDLVTSEHADKPKFMATIEALTSCFVDLRNFQQSVPEAFDLDDAVGVQLDAVGLWVGIGRQVATPLTGVYFSLDVSGLGFDQGVWQGPFDPSTGLTTLDDETYRMLIRARIGANHWDGTAETSVAILRSIFDTSSRVFIQDHDDMSISICIAGSPPNALSLALLKGGYIPLKPETVRVNTVVVTTLTGAPLFGFDMDNDLVAGFETGAWGVPA; the protein is encoded by the coding sequence ATGGCACAGATATCTGACTACACAGACCTCGTCACGTCGGAGCATGCCGATAAGCCCAAGTTCATGGCGACGATCGAGGCGCTGACCTCGTGCTTCGTCGACCTTCGCAACTTTCAGCAGTCGGTACCGGAGGCATTCGATCTGGACGACGCAGTTGGCGTGCAACTTGACGCCGTCGGGCTATGGGTAGGAATAGGGCGGCAGGTCGCCACGCCGCTCACCGGGGTCTACTTCTCGCTCGATGTGAGTGGGCTGGGATTTGACCAGGGAGTGTGGCAGGGACCATTCGACCCAAGTACGGGCCTCACCACTCTCGATGACGAGACGTACAGGATGCTGATCCGCGCAAGGATCGGCGCGAATCACTGGGACGGTACTGCGGAAACGTCTGTGGCGATTTTGCGGAGCATTTTTGACACCAGTTCGCGTGTGTTCATTCAGGACCATGACGACATGTCAATCAGCATCTGCATTGCCGGGTCGCCGCCGAACGCCCTGTCGCTCGCGCTTCTGAAGGGCGGCTACATCCCGCTGAAACCGGAAACGGTTCGGGTGAACACCGTTGTCGTGACGACCCTGACAGGCGCACCGCTTTTTGGTTTCGACATGGATAACGATCTCGTCGCCGGCTTTGAGACTGGCGCGTGGGGTGTCCCGGCATAA